The following proteins come from a genomic window of Terribacillus aidingensis:
- a CDS encoding DAK2 domain-containing protein — protein sequence MSVGNVDGKTFAGMLLTGAHHLANNAKTIDALNVFPVPDGDTGTNMNLTITSGAKAVQEADSEEVGVLAAAFAKGLLMGARGNSGVILSQLFRGFAKALEGQKDLTAGQLANALDAGVKTAYKAVMKPVEGTILTVAKDAAAAAVEKSKTEADPIELFRYVVESAKISLSRTPELLPVLKEVGVVDSGGQGLVTVYEGFLAALTGEELPAEVQHGKMENLVSAEHHKQAQDFLDTADITYGYCTEFMVKFEEDKLREQPFDEQAYREELNGRGDSLLVVADEDVVKVHIHTEYPGEVMTYSQQYGSLINMKIENMREQHAAIVGNKEKKERNQHAVVTVAMGEGVKALFESLGANVVISGGQTMNPSTQDIADAIKAANADSVYILPNNKNIIMAAEQAAKMAEVQAFVVPTKTIPQGMRSLLAFDVTQAADGNAEAMTEAISQVKSGQVTHAVRDTTIEGVSIKEGQFIAIQESKIISAASDAEQALELLLEQMVSEEDELITVIRGEDAVDADDRLEDFVEGKFPEAELEIHEGNQPVYTYLVAVE from the coding sequence TTGAGTGTTGGAAATGTGGATGGAAAGACATTTGCGGGGATGCTGCTGACTGGTGCACATCATCTGGCGAATAACGCTAAGACGATTGATGCGCTGAATGTATTTCCCGTGCCGGATGGCGATACAGGTACAAACATGAATTTGACGATAACGTCTGGGGCAAAAGCTGTACAAGAGGCCGACAGTGAAGAAGTCGGTGTGCTTGCTGCGGCTTTTGCCAAAGGTCTGCTGATGGGAGCAAGGGGCAACTCTGGTGTCATTCTCTCTCAGCTTTTCCGTGGCTTTGCCAAAGCATTGGAAGGGCAGAAGGATTTGACAGCTGGACAATTGGCCAATGCGCTGGATGCAGGTGTCAAAACGGCTTATAAGGCGGTCATGAAGCCTGTAGAAGGAACGATACTTACAGTAGCAAAGGACGCTGCAGCAGCTGCAGTCGAAAAATCCAAGACCGAAGCAGATCCGATAGAGCTTTTCAGGTATGTGGTTGAATCTGCAAAGATAAGTCTGAGCCGTACGCCGGAATTGCTCCCTGTATTAAAGGAAGTTGGCGTTGTAGACAGCGGAGGCCAAGGATTGGTTACTGTGTATGAAGGATTCCTTGCAGCTCTGACAGGAGAAGAACTGCCTGCAGAGGTGCAGCATGGCAAGATGGAGAATCTCGTCAGTGCGGAGCATCATAAGCAAGCGCAGGATTTCTTGGATACAGCTGATATTACGTATGGCTATTGCACAGAATTTATGGTCAAATTCGAAGAGGACAAGCTTCGGGAGCAGCCTTTTGATGAACAGGCTTATCGTGAGGAATTGAACGGTCGAGGAGATTCCTTGCTTGTTGTAGCCGACGAAGATGTCGTAAAGGTCCATATTCACACCGAGTATCCTGGAGAAGTAATGACATATAGTCAGCAATATGGCAGTCTGATCAATATGAAAATCGAAAATATGCGGGAACAGCATGCGGCGATTGTCGGTAATAAAGAAAAGAAAGAACGTAATCAGCACGCCGTTGTGACAGTTGCAATGGGAGAAGGCGTAAAAGCATTATTTGAGAGCCTTGGAGCAAATGTCGTCATTTCAGGCGGACAGACTATGAATCCAAGTACACAGGACATTGCGGACGCCATTAAAGCAGCTAATGCAGATTCTGTTTATATTTTGCCTAATAACAAGAATATCATCATGGCTGCAGAGCAGGCAGCTAAAATGGCAGAGGTGCAGGCGTTTGTTGTTCCAACGAAAACAATACCGCAGGGGATGCGTTCTTTGCTTGCTTTTGATGTGACCCAGGCAGCAGACGGCAATGCTGAAGCTATGACAGAGGCAATTTCGCAGGTGAAATCCGGACAAGTGACACATGCTGTTCGTGATACGACAATCGAGGGCGTATCGATAAAAGAAGGGCAGTTCATCGCTATACAAGAAAGCAAGATCATCTCAGCTGCTTCTGACGCAGAACAGGCGCTGGAGCTCCTGCTTGAGCAAATGGTCAGTGAAGAGGATGAATTAATCACAGTGATTCGCGGTGAAGACGCGGTCGATGCCGATGATCGCTTGGAGGATTTTGTGGAAGGAAAATTCCCTGAAGCGGAACTGGAGATCCATGAAGGTAATCAGCCTGTTTATACGTACTTGGTCGCAGTAGAATAA
- the sdaAB gene encoding L-serine ammonia-lyase, iron-sulfur-dependent subunit beta: MKYQSVFDIIGPVMVGPSSSHTAGAARIGRAARLIFGIEPTWATVHLYGSFAKTYRGHGTDLAIAGGLLGYDTDDDRIRFALETAKKQNMKIEFIEDTAATEHPNTARIKLGTEESSMELVGISIGGGKVEITELNGFELRMSGNKPAILIMHNDRFGAIASVTQILAQHEINIAHMEVSRKDVGKDALMVIETDQNVEDDVMHILEKASHINRVSRLIN, from the coding sequence ATGAAATATCAATCCGTATTTGATATTATCGGACCGGTCATGGTCGGTCCATCCAGTTCGCATACTGCCGGAGCAGCCCGTATCGGACGTGCTGCAAGACTGATCTTCGGAATAGAACCGACTTGGGCGACGGTGCATCTATATGGGTCGTTTGCTAAAACATATCGCGGTCATGGTACTGACTTGGCAATTGCCGGCGGTCTGCTTGGCTATGATACAGATGATGATCGAATCAGGTTCGCATTGGAAACAGCCAAAAAACAAAATATGAAAATAGAATTCATTGAAGATACAGCTGCTACGGAACATCCAAATACAGCAAGAATAAAGCTTGGAACAGAAGAGAGCAGCATGGAGCTGGTCGGTATCTCTATCGGCGGCGGAAAAGTCGAAATCACTGAGCTAAACGGCTTTGAACTGCGTATGTCAGGTAATAAGCCGGCTATTTTGATTATGCATAATGATCGTTTTGGTGCGATAGCTTCCGTGACTCAAATTTTGGCTCAGCACGAGATTAATATAGCGCATATGGAGGTTTCCCGGAAGGATGTCGGAAAGGATGCGCTTATGGTGATCGAGACGGATCAAAACGTGGAGGATGATGTGATGCATATATTAGAAAAAGCTTCGCACATCAACCGTGTATCCCGCTTGATCAATTAA
- the sdaAA gene encoding L-serine ammonia-lyase, iron-sulfur-dependent, subunit alpha encodes MFRNVAELLEQANADSISISEVMIRQEMDVHQRSREEVMGQMERNLVIMEEAVERGLQGVTSHSGLTGNDAVLLQQYMAKGNTLSGHLLLDAVSKAVATNEVNAAMGMICATPTAGSAGCVPGALFAVKERLNPTREQMIRFLFTAGAFGFVVANNASISGAEGGCQAEVGSAAAMASAAVVEMAGGTPEQSAEAFAITLKNMLGLVCDPVAGLVEVPCIKRNAAGASNAIVSADMALAGVTSRIPCDEVIGAMYRIGKSMPSALRETAEGGLAATPTGRRLADMIYGINKGKE; translated from the coding sequence ATGTTTCGCAATGTAGCGGAATTGCTTGAACAAGCAAATGCGGACAGCATTTCCATATCAGAAGTGATGATCCGCCAGGAGATGGATGTCCATCAGCGTTCCCGTGAGGAAGTAATGGGACAGATGGAGCGAAATTTAGTAATCATGGAGGAAGCAGTGGAACGAGGGTTGCAAGGTGTGACATCTCACTCTGGTTTGACAGGAAACGATGCTGTTTTGCTTCAGCAATATATGGCGAAAGGCAACACGCTTTCTGGACATCTGCTTTTAGATGCTGTAAGTAAAGCTGTTGCCACCAACGAAGTAAATGCAGCGATGGGAATGATTTGCGCCACGCCAACCGCAGGAAGTGCGGGATGTGTGCCGGGGGCGTTATTTGCTGTTAAAGAAAGGCTGAATCCGACTCGTGAGCAAATGATTCGTTTCCTGTTCACAGCAGGAGCTTTTGGATTCGTTGTAGCCAACAATGCCTCCATCAGCGGTGCAGAAGGTGGATGCCAGGCTGAAGTAGGCTCTGCTGCTGCAATGGCCAGTGCAGCTGTGGTTGAAATGGCTGGCGGTACACCAGAACAAAGTGCCGAAGCTTTTGCAATAACGTTAAAAAACATGCTCGGACTTGTATGTGATCCAGTCGCTGGACTGGTAGAAGTGCCGTGTATTAAGAGAAACGCCGCCGGAGCTTCTAATGCCATTGTATCTGCTGATATGGCGCTTGCGGGTGTCACAAGCAGGATACCTTGTGATGAAGTGATTGGGGCTATGTACCGGATCGGTAAGAGTATGCCGTCAGCACTTCGCGAAACAGCGGAAGGCGGTTTGGCTGCCACACCAACTGGACGCAGACTGGCAGATATGATTTATGGGATAAACAAAGGGAAAGAGTGA
- the recG gene encoding ATP-dependent DNA helicase RecG has product MLKQPVDQVKGIGAKLAEGLANMGIFTVEDLLFHLPYRYDVFDVQPLAELIHDDKVTIEGEIASPAQVQYYGRKKNKLTVTLLVENVAVKAIMFNRAFAQKQLMPGKKVTMTGKWDQHRLQLTVSNFKVGGADELTPVQPVYGVKGTVTVRQLQKSVKQALEQYDEDIEEILPASFLASYKMPDRKTALHYMHFPPDRQALAHARRRFTYEEFLLFQLKMQFIRKQKREASAGGSLAYDKEKVQAFVATLPFTLTNAQQRVLKDIMRDLHSPYRMNRLLQGDVGSGKTAVAAVALYAAVTAGKQGAIMVPTEILAEQHAQSLSSMLDGFATVALLTGSVKGKRRKAVLEQIVNGEVDIVVGTHALIQDEVHYKNLALAIVDEQHRFGVAQRRTLRDKGLHPDVLFMTATPIPRTLAITAFGDMDVSAIDEMPAGRKEIETYWVKENTIDRVLDFIRKEVAAGHQAYVISPLIEESDKLDIQNAVDLHQMLAAVFEPDIRVGLMHGRLPADEKDAVMKEFAENETQVLVSTTVVEVGVNVPNATLMIIYDAERFGLSQLHQLRGRVGRGDAQSYCILIAEPKGEIGKERMRIMTETTNGFELSEQDLQLRGPGDFFGKKQSGIPEFKVGDMVHDYRALETARKDAEQIIAEERLENDPAYRNLLQALDTEFALNGNVLD; this is encoded by the coding sequence TTGCTGAAGCAACCGGTTGATCAAGTAAAAGGAATCGGTGCAAAGCTCGCGGAAGGATTGGCGAATATGGGGATCTTCACAGTCGAAGATCTCCTTTTTCATCTGCCGTATCGGTATGATGTCTTCGATGTCCAGCCGTTAGCTGAACTGATTCATGATGATAAAGTGACGATTGAAGGTGAAATCGCCTCTCCGGCTCAAGTGCAATATTACGGACGGAAAAAGAACAAACTAACTGTAACGCTCCTCGTTGAGAATGTTGCAGTGAAGGCGATCATGTTCAATCGTGCATTTGCCCAGAAACAGCTGATGCCGGGCAAGAAAGTGACGATGACAGGGAAATGGGATCAGCATCGTCTGCAGCTTACTGTCAGTAACTTCAAGGTTGGCGGAGCGGATGAGCTGACTCCGGTTCAGCCCGTTTATGGTGTGAAAGGTACAGTGACAGTACGGCAGCTGCAAAAAAGTGTGAAACAGGCGCTGGAACAGTATGATGAAGACATCGAGGAAATCCTGCCAGCATCATTTTTAGCATCCTATAAAATGCCAGATAGGAAAACAGCATTACATTATATGCACTTTCCACCTGACAGACAGGCGCTGGCTCATGCTCGGAGACGATTCACTTATGAGGAATTTCTATTGTTCCAGCTTAAAATGCAGTTTATCCGTAAACAAAAACGGGAAGCATCGGCTGGAGGAAGCTTAGCTTATGATAAAGAGAAGGTACAAGCTTTTGTAGCTACGCTTCCTTTTACGTTGACGAACGCCCAGCAGAGAGTGCTCAAGGATATTATGCGGGATCTGCATTCTCCTTACCGGATGAACCGCCTTTTACAAGGGGATGTTGGTTCCGGTAAAACGGCTGTTGCAGCTGTTGCGCTTTATGCAGCCGTTACAGCAGGTAAACAGGGTGCGATTATGGTCCCGACAGAGATTCTAGCTGAGCAGCATGCCCAGTCCTTATCTAGTATGCTGGATGGTTTCGCTACCGTAGCGTTGCTCACAGGAAGTGTGAAAGGCAAGCGCCGGAAAGCCGTTCTCGAACAAATTGTCAATGGAGAAGTAGATATTGTTGTTGGAACACATGCATTGATTCAAGATGAAGTGCATTATAAAAACCTTGCGCTTGCTATAGTCGATGAACAGCATCGATTTGGCGTTGCGCAGCGACGAACGCTGCGAGATAAAGGTCTTCACCCGGACGTTCTGTTCATGACAGCTACACCGATTCCGCGTACACTGGCAATCACTGCATTCGGTGATATGGATGTATCAGCTATTGATGAGATGCCAGCTGGGCGTAAAGAAATAGAGACGTATTGGGTTAAGGAAAATACGATAGATCGGGTGCTGGATTTCATCCGGAAGGAAGTCGCAGCCGGTCATCAGGCATATGTCATAAGCCCGCTGATTGAGGAATCGGACAAGCTGGATATCCAGAATGCAGTCGATCTGCATCAGATGCTGGCTGCTGTTTTTGAGCCGGATATTCGTGTCGGGCTTATGCATGGACGTTTGCCTGCTGATGAAAAAGACGCCGTTATGAAGGAATTCGCCGAAAATGAAACCCAAGTCCTCGTATCTACCACAGTAGTGGAAGTCGGGGTGAACGTTCCAAATGCTACGCTGATGATCATCTATGATGCAGAGCGCTTCGGACTATCCCAGCTGCATCAGCTCCGGGGACGTGTAGGTCGTGGGGATGCACAAAGTTATTGTATTTTGATTGCTGAACCAAAAGGAGAAATCGGAAAAGAACGCATGCGTATCATGACAGAAACGACGAATGGATTCGAGCTGTCCGAGCAGGATTTGCAGCTCAGGGGTCCTGGTGATTTCTTTGGTAAAAAGCAAAGCGGTATACCGGAATTCAAGGTTGGCGACATGGTGCACGACTACCGGGCACTTGAAACAGCACGTAAGGATGCAGAGCAAATTATTGCAGAAGAAAGATTGGAAAATGACCCTGCTTATCGTAATTTATTGCAAGCGCTGGACACAGAGTTTGCGCTGAATGGAAACGTTCTCGACTAA
- the fapR gene encoding transcription factor FapR has translation MRRSKKDRQDLLRETIEKTPFITDEELAKKFAVSIQTIRLDRMELTIPELRERIKHVANSQWDETVKSINIDEVIGEIIDLELDERAISILDIKPEHVFTRNQIARGHHLFAQANSLAVALIDDPFALTFHSEITFTRQVKLHERVVAKAKVIRQDRKRTVIQVDSAVDQEEVFKGTFEMFRSSVKEGK, from the coding sequence ATGAGAAGAAGCAAAAAAGACAGACAGGACTTACTGCGGGAAACGATTGAAAAAACACCGTTCATTACAGACGAGGAATTGGCGAAGAAATTCGCTGTCAGCATACAGACTATCCGTTTGGATCGCATGGAACTGACAATTCCTGAGCTGCGGGAACGAATTAAGCACGTCGCTAATTCCCAGTGGGATGAAACCGTGAAATCCATCAATATTGATGAGGTAATCGGGGAAATCATCGATTTGGAGCTGGATGAACGGGCGATCAGTATATTGGATATAAAACCAGAGCACGTTTTCACACGGAACCAGATTGCCAGAGGGCATCATCTGTTTGCGCAAGCCAATTCCTTAGCGGTTGCGTTGATCGATGATCCGTTCGCACTAACCTTCCACTCAGAGATCACCTTCACGAGACAAGTGAAACTCCATGAAAGAGTAGTAGCCAAAGCGAAGGTCATCCGGCAGGACAGGAAGCGGACGGTCATCCAAGTGGATAGTGCTGTTGACCAAGAAGAAGTATTTAAAGGTACGTTCGAGATGTTCCGCTCGAGCGTGAAAGAAGGGAAATAA
- the plsX gene encoding phosphate acyltransferase PlsX has protein sequence MRIAIDAMGGDNAPEEIVKGAVLAATEDASLELTLVGDQSKIELHLGEIRPANIRIIHTEEYITADDEPVRAIRRKKQSSLVLTAQEVKEGRADACVSAGNTGAIMTAGLMIVGRIKGIERPALSPTLPTVDGKGFVLLDVGANIDAKANHLLQYGVMGSIYAEKVRGIKNPRVGLLNVGTEEGKGNDLTKKAFELLSSAPINFIGNVEGRDFLSGDFDVVVTDGFSGNIALKTIEGAASMFFTTIKKAFLKNTKTKLAAAMMKPQLKEIKASTEYAEYGGAALFGLAAPFVKAHGSSNARAIQVAILQTKQMAENNVTGIIKDTIQSIKKDEEDVK, from the coding sequence ATGCGAATAGCAATCGACGCAATGGGTGGCGACAACGCACCGGAAGAGATAGTCAAAGGTGCCGTTCTTGCAGCTACAGAGGATGCATCCTTGGAGCTGACACTGGTTGGAGATCAAAGCAAGATCGAACTGCATTTAGGTGAGATCCGTCCGGCTAACATTCGGATTATACATACAGAGGAGTACATTACAGCAGACGACGAGCCTGTCCGGGCTATCCGGCGCAAGAAGCAGTCGTCACTTGTACTGACTGCTCAGGAAGTAAAAGAAGGTCGTGCTGATGCCTGTGTTTCAGCAGGAAATACAGGTGCCATCATGACAGCAGGTCTGATGATAGTCGGCCGCATTAAAGGCATCGAGCGTCCGGCGCTGTCCCCAACTCTTCCGACGGTGGATGGAAAGGGGTTCGTCCTGCTTGATGTTGGTGCGAACATTGACGCTAAAGCGAACCATCTATTACAATACGGCGTAATGGGCTCCATCTATGCGGAGAAAGTTCGCGGGATAAAAAATCCTCGTGTAGGATTGCTTAATGTAGGCACGGAAGAAGGCAAGGGTAACGACCTGACGAAGAAAGCATTCGAGCTTCTCAGCAGTGCCCCGATAAACTTTATCGGTAATGTAGAAGGCCGGGATTTCCTTTCTGGAGATTTTGATGTTGTTGTGACGGACGGCTTTAGCGGCAATATCGCCCTCAAAACAATAGAGGGAGCAGCATCGATGTTCTTCACGACGATCAAGAAGGCCTTCTTAAAAAATACAAAGACCAAGCTTGCAGCTGCCATGATGAAACCACAGCTGAAGGAAATTAAAGCAAGCACAGAATATGCAGAATATGGCGGTGCCGCTTTGTTTGGGCTTGCTGCACCTTTTGTGAAGGCGCACGGTTCCTCCAATGCGCGTGCTATCCAAGTTGCTATCCTGCAAACAAAGCAAATGGCAGAAAATAATGTAACAGGAATTATCAAAGATACGATCCAGAGCATCAAGAAAGACGAGGAGGACGTTAAGTGA